A DNA window from Streptomyces bacillaris contains the following coding sequences:
- a CDS encoding TetR/AcrR family transcriptional regulator, whose amino-acid sequence MIEPSGRRERKKAATRQKIADTALRLFLERGYDDVGIRDVAAEADVAVTTLFSHFPAKEALVFERDQGFERGLVRAVADRAPGEPLIPALRQEIHALVRHCTAPEAAPVRSLIESSPALRNYEESMRLRHADSLAAAIAADLGVPETSTACRTIARFAIDAYALACEAAEPGDAVDEVFRMIEAAWSASRLA is encoded by the coding sequence ATGATCGAGCCGTCCGGGCGCCGCGAGCGCAAGAAGGCCGCAACCCGCCAGAAGATCGCCGACACCGCTCTGCGTCTCTTCCTGGAACGCGGCTACGACGACGTGGGCATCCGGGATGTGGCCGCCGAGGCCGATGTGGCCGTCACCACGCTCTTCTCCCACTTCCCCGCGAAGGAGGCGCTGGTCTTCGAGCGTGATCAGGGGTTCGAGCGCGGCCTCGTGCGGGCGGTCGCCGACCGGGCGCCGGGCGAACCGCTGATCCCGGCGCTACGCCAGGAGATCCACGCCCTGGTGCGCCACTGCACGGCACCCGAGGCCGCCCCGGTCCGAAGTCTGATCGAGTCCTCACCGGCACTGCGGAATTACGAGGAGTCGATGCGGCTGCGCCACGCGGACTCGCTGGCCGCCGCCATCGCCGCCGACCTCGGCGTACCGGAGACGTCGACGGCCTGCCGGACCATCGCGCGGTTCGCGATCGACGCCTACGCACTGGCCTGCGAGGCGGCCGAGCCGGGGGACGCGGTGGACGAGGTCTTCCGGATGATCGAGGCGGCCTGGAGCGCCTCACGCCTCGCCTGA
- a CDS encoding pirin family protein produces the protein MSNLDRQATPSVCGGRGFVVAEPVRELLTPRRVPLGESTEVRRLLPNLGRRMVGAWAFVDHYGPDDIADEPGMQVPPHPHMGLQTVSWLHDGEVLHRDSLGSLQTVRPRELGLMTSGRAISHSEESPKQHARFLHGAQLWVALPDEHRHVEPHFQHHTDLPAVTAPGLTATVILGELDGAASPGTAYTPIVGADLALTEGAETRLPLDPDFEYAVLAMSGEAEVDGVPVLPGSMLYLGCGRRELPLRALSDAGLMLLGGEPFEEEIVMFWNFIGRSGEEIVQARKDWEEGSRFGEVQGYDGARLSAPELPTTPLKPRGRVR, from the coding sequence ATGAGCAATCTCGATCGCCAGGCCACTCCCTCCGTCTGCGGAGGGCGCGGCTTCGTCGTCGCCGAGCCGGTCCGTGAACTCCTTACTCCCCGCCGCGTACCGCTCGGCGAGTCCACCGAGGTGCGCCGGCTGCTGCCCAACCTGGGCCGTCGCATGGTGGGCGCGTGGGCCTTCGTCGACCACTACGGGCCGGACGACATCGCGGACGAGCCCGGCATGCAGGTCCCGCCGCATCCGCACATGGGCCTCCAGACCGTCAGCTGGCTCCACGACGGAGAGGTCCTGCACCGCGACAGCCTGGGCAGCCTGCAGACCGTACGCCCCCGTGAACTGGGCCTCATGACCTCCGGCCGGGCCATCAGCCACTCCGAGGAGAGCCCCAAGCAGCACGCCAGGTTCCTCCACGGTGCCCAGCTCTGGGTGGCCCTCCCCGACGAACACCGCCATGTCGAGCCGCACTTCCAGCACCACACCGACCTCCCCGCCGTCACCGCCCCCGGCCTCACCGCCACCGTGATCCTGGGCGAACTGGACGGCGCGGCCTCCCCCGGCACCGCCTACACGCCGATCGTCGGCGCCGACCTCGCCCTCACCGAAGGCGCGGAGACCCGCCTCCCGCTGGACCCGGACTTCGAGTACGCGGTCCTGGCGATGTCGGGAGAGGCCGAGGTCGACGGCGTGCCCGTGCTGCCCGGCTCGATGCTCTACCTCGGCTGCGGCCGCCGGGAGCTGCCGCTGCGCGCCCTCTCCGACGCGGGGCTGATGCTCCTGGGCGGCGAGCCGTTCGAGGAGGAGATCGTGATGTTCTGGAACTTCATCGGCCGCTCCGGTGAGGAGATCGTACAGGCGCGAAAGGACTGGGAGGAGGGCTCGCGGTTCGGCGAGGTGCAGGGCTACGACGGTGCTCGCCTGTCCGCCCCGGAACTGCCCACGACCCCGCTGAAGCCACGCGGACGAGTGCGTTGA
- a CDS encoding tetratricopeptide repeat protein: MNDTYYEFGTAADRWDRAQLFFEAKEYLTAARILGGLVEEAPEQVAPRLLLARSYYHSARLARAEEELRAVLERDPVESYARLMLGRTLERQGRQAEAATHLRLAAALSGDFGQPENGA; the protein is encoded by the coding sequence GTGAACGACACCTACTACGAGTTCGGCACGGCCGCCGACCGGTGGGACCGGGCGCAGCTGTTCTTCGAGGCCAAGGAGTACCTCACGGCCGCCCGGATCCTGGGCGGGCTCGTCGAGGAGGCGCCGGAGCAGGTCGCGCCGCGGCTGCTGCTGGCCCGCTCCTACTACCACTCCGCCCGGCTCGCGCGGGCCGAGGAGGAGCTGCGGGCGGTCCTGGAACGCGACCCGGTGGAGAGCTACGCGCGCCTCATGCTGGGCCGGACCCTGGAGCGCCAGGGACGGCAGGCCGAGGCGGCCACGCATCTGCGGCTGGCCGCCGCGCTCTCCGGCGACTTCGGGCAGCCGGAGAACGGAGCCTGA